Proteins from one Arthrobacter sp. DNA4 genomic window:
- a CDS encoding HAD-IIA family hydrolase yields MSDVSLVSRFDALLADLDGVVYAGPHAIPGAVESLKQLSGLGIGLGYVTNNASRSPAEVAAHLRELGAPAEDNQVVSSSQAAAELLASMLAPGSRILITGSPALAREIELAGLVPVAGQDEDPVAVVQGFSPAIGWKDLAEATYVVNAGALWVATNTDMSIPQARGIAPGNGTLVAAVAAATGQQPKVAGKPEAPLFHSAAKRLGAGRPLVVGDRLDTDILGGNNAGFATVAVLTGVDTRETILAARAPERPAYIIENLTDLHRPYPEIMHDDGTYTCGRSTARVANGAVGIIGSQDDLNSWRAACAAWWAMTPDASAPQAPKLVWLDH; encoded by the coding sequence ATGAGCGATGTTTCCCTGGTTTCCCGCTTCGACGCACTCCTCGCCGACCTGGACGGCGTGGTCTACGCCGGGCCCCACGCCATTCCCGGAGCTGTTGAGTCGCTGAAGCAGCTTTCCGGGCTGGGCATTGGCCTGGGCTATGTCACCAACAACGCCTCCCGATCACCGGCGGAAGTGGCAGCGCATCTCCGTGAGCTTGGAGCGCCGGCGGAGGACAACCAGGTGGTCAGTTCGTCCCAGGCGGCGGCCGAGCTGCTCGCCTCGATGCTGGCGCCGGGGTCAAGGATCCTCATCACCGGCAGCCCGGCCCTCGCCCGCGAAATTGAGCTGGCAGGCCTGGTGCCGGTGGCCGGCCAGGACGAGGATCCGGTCGCCGTGGTCCAGGGTTTCAGCCCGGCCATTGGCTGGAAGGACCTGGCGGAAGCCACCTACGTGGTGAACGCCGGTGCTCTCTGGGTAGCTACAAACACAGACATGTCCATTCCCCAGGCGCGCGGCATCGCCCCCGGAAACGGCACCCTGGTGGCTGCAGTGGCTGCGGCCACCGGGCAGCAGCCGAAAGTCGCGGGTAAGCCGGAAGCGCCGCTTTTCCATTCGGCCGCCAAGCGGCTTGGCGCCGGGCGCCCCCTGGTGGTGGGCGACCGGCTGGATACGGACATCCTGGGCGGCAATAATGCCGGCTTCGCCACCGTGGCTGTCCTGACCGGCGTCGACACGCGCGAGACCATCCTGGCGGCCCGCGCCCCGGAACGTCCCGCTTACATCATCGAAAACCTTACGGACCTGCACCGGCCGTACCCGGAGATAATGCACGACGACGGCACCTACACGTGCGGGCGGTCGACAGCGCGCGTGGCGAACGGAGCAGTGGGCATCATCGGCAGCCAGGACGACCTCAACTCCTGGCGCGCGGCATGCGCGGCATGGTGGGCCATGACGCCTGACGCCTCAGCCCCGCAGGCGCCCAAGCTGGTGTGGCTGGATCACTAG